The Candidatus Uhrbacteria bacterium genome has a segment encoding these proteins:
- a CDS encoding co-chaperone GroES produces the protein MNLRPLADRLIIAAGKKEEVTASGLVLPDTTSKERPEQGEVIAVGPGRLDEDGERMPMSVKVGDTVVFKKYAPDEVEVDNKEYLVISESDVLAVIVK, from the coding sequence ATGAACTTACGCCCTCTTGCAGACCGGCTGATTATCGCCGCCGGTAAAAAAGAAGAAGTCACCGCTTCGGGCTTGGTTTTGCCCGACACCACCTCCAAAGAACGCCCGGAACAAGGAGAAGTGATCGCCGTTGGTCCCGGCCGTCTTGATGAAGACGGAGAACGCATGCCGATGTCCGTCAAAGTCGGCGACACGGTTGTGTTCAAGAAATACGCACCGGATGAAGTCGAGGTCGATAACAAGGAATATCTCGTCATCTCAGAATCTGATGTACTCGCGGTAATCGTAAAATAA
- a CDS encoding type IV secretory system conjugative DNA transfer family protein, translated as MPLFLLQLDLTTPIAQAPDLLDPVVLLTSPLAYGIYAIIGLCFGLYLLIQILRAVNVRRNRAKVAFGLKVLMVRVPKELSGDEAGKDKSQQQIQELIGAMETVFSTVGALKAQRGFGSWFSGRSDLFTFEIVCHRDKISFFVTVPEKLRDFMEQQILAQYPNAQIDEVPDYNIFSPNGVIMGSYLKMRRPSYFPIKLYTKLEADSMNSITNALSKIEAGDGVAIQYVVRSAKKEWRQEGLRIARAMQQGKKLKDVERKSFGKQISKELTSLGSTKSKDKKPDEGYRLSPLEEEMVKGLEEKASYAGLDVNIRVVVCGKIPERAQRYLNDILNAYGQFNIYEYGNSFKSEMPRKQAKIVESFIYRHFDENQRVVLNSQEMATVYHFPLPSTETPKINWLLSRRALPPSNLPSEGIQLGVSEYRGHSYQIRMKQPDRRRHMYVIGKSGSGKSVYQASLIKQDIEAGHGVCVIDPHGDLCDEVLEYVPKERADDVIFFDPADYTRPMGLNMLEFDETQPQQKTFVINEMLKIFDKLYDLKSTGGPMFELYMRNAILLLMEDVESGSTLMEIPKVLADEEYRNYKLSKCKSQDVKDFWQKEALKAGGEASLANMVPYITSKLTHFIYNDYMRPIIGQQKSAFNLRDVMDGRKILLLKLSKGKIGDLNAYLIGMVLVGKILMAALARGDMEASERKDFYLYIDEFQNFLTDSISAILSEARKYGLNLIIAHQFIGQLEGKGGDTVIRDAIFGNVGTMVAFRIGVEDAEFLAKEFAPVFSEYDLVNVEAFTCNIKMLIDNTASRPFNMKPVMPKRPQDKELSRMIKELSRYKFGRKRELVEAEILERRDAMAEVSDVDDFKI; from the coding sequence ATGCCCCTGTTCCTTCTCCAGCTCGATCTCACGACGCCAATTGCCCAGGCGCCGGATTTGCTCGATCCTGTTGTTCTTCTGACCAGCCCCTTGGCATACGGAATCTACGCCATCATTGGTCTCTGTTTTGGCTTGTATCTTTTGATCCAGATCCTGCGTGCCGTTAATGTCCGCCGCAATCGCGCTAAAGTCGCCTTTGGATTAAAAGTCTTGATGGTCCGCGTTCCAAAAGAATTAAGCGGCGATGAAGCCGGCAAAGACAAATCGCAGCAGCAGATCCAAGAATTAATCGGCGCAATGGAAACGGTATTCTCAACCGTTGGCGCCTTGAAAGCCCAGCGCGGCTTTGGTTCCTGGTTCTCCGGACGCAGCGATCTTTTCACATTTGAAATCGTCTGCCATCGCGACAAAATCAGTTTCTTTGTAACCGTTCCAGAAAAGCTCCGCGATTTCATGGAGCAGCAGATTCTCGCGCAATATCCGAATGCACAAATCGACGAGGTTCCTGACTACAATATTTTCTCGCCCAACGGCGTTATCATGGGCAGCTATCTCAAGATGCGCCGCCCAAGCTATTTCCCGATCAAGCTCTACACCAAGCTGGAAGCCGACTCGATGAATTCCATTACCAACGCCTTGTCCAAGATTGAGGCAGGGGATGGAGTCGCGATTCAATACGTTGTGAGAAGCGCTAAAAAAGAATGGCGCCAAGAAGGTCTCCGTATTGCTCGCGCGATGCAGCAGGGAAAGAAGCTAAAGGATGTCGAGCGAAAATCATTTGGCAAGCAGATCTCTAAGGAGCTCACGAGTCTCGGCTCAACCAAGTCCAAAGATAAAAAGCCCGACGAAGGCTATCGTTTGTCGCCTTTGGAAGAAGAGATGGTAAAGGGTTTGGAAGAAAAAGCCTCGTATGCTGGTTTGGACGTAAACATTCGCGTCGTCGTCTGCGGAAAGATTCCGGAACGCGCCCAGCGCTACCTGAACGATATTTTGAATGCCTACGGCCAATTCAATATTTACGAATACGGCAACAGCTTCAAGAGCGAGATGCCGCGCAAGCAGGCAAAAATCGTCGAGTCGTTCATCTACCGCCATTTTGACGAGAATCAGCGCGTCGTCTTGAACTCGCAGGAAATGGCGACGGTCTATCATTTTCCGCTCCCATCAACGGAAACACCAAAAATCAACTGGCTCTTGTCTCGCCGCGCGCTCCCGCCATCCAATCTTCCAAGTGAAGGTATTCAGCTTGGCGTCTCCGAGTATCGCGGTCATTCCTATCAGATCCGCATGAAGCAGCCGGATCGCCGCCGTCACATGTATGTGATTGGTAAATCCGGTTCCGGTAAATCGGTCTATCAGGCTTCTTTGATCAAGCAGGATATCGAGGCTGGTCACGGCGTCTGTGTTATCGATCCGCACGGAGATTTGTGCGATGAAGTTCTCGAATACGTTCCAAAAGAACGCGCCGACGACGTCATCTTCTTTGACCCCGCCGACTACACCCGTCCGATGGGTTTGAACATGCTCGAGTTTGATGAGACGCAACCGCAGCAAAAAACCTTCGTCATCAACGAGATGCTCAAGATATTCGACAAGCTCTACGATCTCAAATCCACGGGCGGCCCGATGTTTGAGCTCTACATGCGCAACGCCATCTTGCTGCTCATGGAAGATGTCGAGTCCGGATCGACTTTGATGGAAATTCCAAAAGTTCTGGCCGATGAAGAGTATCGCAACTACAAATTGAGCAAGTGTAAGTCGCAAGACGTAAAAGATTTCTGGCAAAAAGAAGCGCTCAAAGCCGGCGGTGAAGCCTCGCTCGCCAACATGGTTCCGTACATTACTTCCAAGCTGACGCACTTCATCTATAACGACTACATGCGGCCGATTATCGGCCAACAAAAGAGCGCCTTCAATCTGCGTGATGTGATGGATGGCAGAAAAATTCTTTTGCTCAAGTTGTCCAAGGGAAAAATTGGAGATCTTAATGCCTACCTCATCGGTATGGTGCTTGTCGGTAAAATCTTGATGGCTGCACTCGCTCGCGGCGACATGGAAGCTTCCGAGCGTAAAGATTTCTATCTCTACATCGACGAATTCCAAAACTTCCTCACTGATTCCATTTCCGCCATTTTGTCCGAAGCCCGTAAATACGGTCTAAACCTCATCATCGCGCACCAGTTTATTGGTCAATTGGAAGGCAAAGGAGGGGACACCGTTATCCGCGACGCCATCTTTGGAAACGTCGGTACCATGGTCGCCTTCCGTATCGGTGTAGAAGACGCAGAATTCCTCGCGAAAGAATTTGCACCGGTCTTCAGCGAGTACGATCTCGTGAACGTCGAGGCATTCACCTGCAATATTAAGATGTTGATCGACAACACGGCTTCACGCCCCTTCAACATGAAGCCGGTCATGCCTAAGCGCCCGCAAGACAAGGAGCTCTCGCGCATGATCAAAGAACTTTCGCGTTACAAATTTGGCCGCAAACGTGAATTGGTCGAGGCAGAAATTCTTGAGCGCCGCGATGCCATGGCAGAAGTCTCGGATGTGGATGACTTTAAAATATAA
- the dnaX gene encoding DNA polymerase III subunit gamma/tau, which produces MPSLSQKYRPQTFADVTGQAHVTDTLAKEVATGKLGHAFLFCGPRGVGKTTTARIFAKALNCLNPKDGEPDNSCERCVAANEGRQIDLIEMDAATHTGVETVRESIIEHVRFAPMGGARKVYVLDEAHMLSSASWNALLKTLEEPPAYAFFILATTEWHKVPATIVSRCQRFEFKRVQDDVMRDRVEFIAKQEGWKIDEEVAKLIVSRADGCVRDAETLLGQLGGLGEKNLTLDVAQLVIPPGHLPAAAGLVGFWSRRDHVGAINEAQRLADEGLPLLPLFDDLITIVRKLLVASADASLAEKWSKGTEDERAMVPLIGKFEPGELNDMALLLFERRKDAKSGIDALFALQLAGTIAAGGLLRHASRDTHHASSPPVIASRSEAILSPAPTPVIPAKAGIQPKEEIPESKPEPAPVPKEETETNPPLPVESSAPAAIELNQVRMKWAAIVRAVDEINHSLPFILKISRPEAIQGNTVVIRFQYGFHRDKIITDPRNRKIVEEAIRSVMANDTLLLDGVVGEDAAVAEERSQDIVGNILKAFGGSVVES; this is translated from the coding sequence ATGCCCTCGCTGTCCCAAAAATACCGTCCCCAAACCTTTGCCGACGTCACCGGCCAAGCGCATGTTACGGACACCCTCGCCAAAGAGGTCGCTACCGGTAAACTTGGCCACGCCTTTCTTTTTTGCGGTCCTCGCGGCGTAGGTAAAACCACGACCGCTCGCATTTTTGCCAAAGCCCTTAACTGTTTGAATCCAAAGGACGGGGAACCCGACAATTCTTGCGAGCGATGCGTTGCTGCCAATGAAGGTCGCCAAATCGATCTGATTGAAATGGACGCCGCCACCCATACCGGTGTTGAAACCGTCCGCGAATCTATAATCGAGCATGTCCGATTTGCTCCGATGGGCGGCGCTCGTAAGGTCTACGTTCTCGATGAAGCGCACATGCTTTCATCAGCTTCATGGAATGCGCTTTTGAAAACATTGGAAGAGCCACCCGCTTACGCCTTCTTCATCCTCGCGACGACAGAATGGCACAAGGTTCCCGCCACCATCGTTTCCCGCTGCCAGCGCTTTGAGTTCAAGCGTGTTCAGGACGATGTGATGCGTGACCGCGTAGAATTTATTGCCAAACAAGAAGGCTGGAAGATCGATGAAGAAGTCGCCAAGCTCATCGTCTCGCGTGCTGACGGCTGTGTGCGCGATGCAGAGACGCTTCTCGGTCAACTCGGCGGTCTCGGAGAAAAGAATTTAACGCTCGACGTCGCCCAGCTCGTCATTCCTCCCGGCCATCTTCCCGCTGCCGCTGGTCTCGTCGGTTTCTGGTCCCGTCGTGACCACGTCGGTGCCATCAATGAAGCTCAACGCCTCGCCGACGAAGGCTTGCCGCTTCTTCCATTGTTCGACGACCTCATTACGATCGTCCGCAAGCTCCTCGTCGCGTCAGCTGACGCGTCGCTTGCAGAAAAATGGTCCAAAGGAACAGAAGACGAGCGCGCCATGGTCCCGCTCATCGGTAAATTTGAACCCGGAGAATTAAATGACATGGCGCTTTTATTGTTCGAGCGCCGTAAAGACGCCAAGTCCGGCATCGACGCCCTCTTTGCGCTCCAACTCGCCGGAACCATCGCCGCCGGAGGATTGTTACGTCACGCGTCACGCGACACGCATCACGCTTCATCACCGCCTGTCATTGCGAGCAGAAGCGAAGCAATCTTGAGTCCAGCCCCTACGCCTGTCATTCCAGCGAAGGCAGGAATCCAGCCGAAAGAAGAAATACCTGAATCAAAACCAGAACCCGCACCTGTCCCAAAAGAGGAAACTGAAACAAATCCGCCCCTTCCCGTTGAATCTTCGGCGCCTGCTGCTATCGAGCTCAACCAAGTCCGTATGAAATGGGCAGCCATTGTCCGTGCTGTCGATGAAATCAACCATTCCTTGCCCTTTATTCTCAAAATCAGTCGCCCGGAAGCCATTCAAGGCAATACCGTCGTCATCCGATTCCAATACGGATTCCATCGCGACAAAATTATCACCGATCCGCGCAATCGAAAGATCGTTGAGGAGGCGATCCGTAGCGTTATGGCTAATGACACGCTGCTTTTGGACGGCGTTGTCGGCGAGGATGCAGCTGTAGCAGAGGAACGTAGTCAGGATATTGTTGGAAACATCTTGAAGGCGTTTGGTGGAAGCGTGGTCGAGTCATAA
- a CDS encoding PRC-barrel domain-containing protein has translation MNLNSKQSVGVPIYTRSGRMLGKLASLDFDAATGHLVSLHVSSGLMKDLLSSELLVSWKEVIEVTAEKIIVADAVVPEGSSVAATA, from the coding sequence ATGAATCTCAATTCCAAGCAGTCTGTAGGAGTACCTATCTACACGCGTTCAGGCCGCATGCTCGGCAAGCTCGCAAGTTTGGATTTTGATGCAGCAACCGGTCATCTTGTTTCTCTGCATGTCAGCTCTGGTCTCATGAAGGATCTTCTTTCAAGCGAGCTTCTCGTTTCATGGAAAGAAGTGATCGAGGTGACGGCTGAAAAGATCATTGTTGCCGACGCTGTCGTACCTGAGGGTAGCTCCGTAGCTGCCACCGCTTGA
- a CDS encoding O-antigen ligase family protein produces MSSNSTPTTPANASDPKRKKLLASMEWFRNWSWRLTILALPWQTRFMFSDGSIYATWFLMILSIGLAFQVHRAAPSNKHRYGTWIGVTVFALILASVFTIFPAGTWQWWVQVLLLGFFVWSLIISKVDAREFFVWSVMAIIPHALLAVQQGMTQEVIGSKWLGISPQLPETRGVAVVDVNGIRHLRAYGGLPYPNILGGWLAFGFPAAIWLAVTAKHRQKNIIWSCVAALFIVALVLSHSRSAWLAIVLIIVLLGYHLYKTQSLYRLKIPAILSVIALVFALTWQWPMLTTRVTGEGRLEARSITERVSGIEAGIAAFKNHPLFGIGHNAFIGVDNQGPIPHQIPLLILAETGLIGISGIVLLLVFVFRAIPFDKRRFLLIATPIVMIALLDHYLWSYWSGQVLASFCVIWYALEGQDIDKVLKS; encoded by the coding sequence ATGTCCTCAAATTCCACGCCGACGACGCCCGCGAACGCTTCCGATCCAAAGCGCAAGAAACTTCTCGCAAGTATGGAGTGGTTTCGTAATTGGTCATGGCGCCTGACGATTCTCGCTCTACCCTGGCAGACGCGTTTCATGTTTTCCGATGGCTCAATCTACGCCACCTGGTTCTTAATGATTCTATCGATCGGGCTCGCATTCCAAGTTCATCGCGCAGCTCCATCAAACAAGCATCGATATGGCACTTGGATTGGAGTAACGGTTTTCGCTCTAATCCTCGCATCGGTATTTACGATATTCCCGGCCGGAACCTGGCAATGGTGGGTTCAGGTTTTATTGCTTGGATTCTTTGTCTGGTCGCTCATTATTTCAAAAGTTGATGCACGCGAATTTTTCGTCTGGAGCGTGATGGCGATCATCCCGCATGCATTGCTCGCGGTTCAGCAGGGGATGACGCAGGAAGTGATTGGAAGTAAGTGGTTAGGTATTTCGCCTCAACTTCCGGAAACGCGCGGCGTCGCTGTCGTCGATGTAAATGGCATTCGCCATCTCCGTGCATACGGTGGCCTACCGTATCCAAACATTCTCGGCGGCTGGCTTGCATTTGGATTTCCCGCAGCTATTTGGCTCGCTGTCACGGCCAAACATCGTCAGAAAAATATCATTTGGTCTTGCGTGGCGGCGCTCTTTATCGTCGCGCTCGTCTTATCGCATTCCCGTTCTGCATGGCTCGCGATCGTCTTAATAATTGTCTTGCTAGGCTATCATCTTTATAAAACGCAATCGTTGTATCGATTAAAAATTCCGGCGATCCTCTCTGTCATTGCGCTGGTTTTTGCTCTCACTTGGCAATGGCCGATGTTGACGACGCGCGTCACCGGAGAGGGGAGATTGGAAGCGCGATCCATCACCGAGCGTGTTTCCGGAATAGAGGCAGGCATAGCGGCTTTCAAAAATCATCCGCTTTTTGGAATCGGTCACAACGCGTTTATCGGAGTCGATAATCAGGGACCGATCCCGCATCAGATTCCGCTCCTGATTCTCGCGGAAACAGGCTTGATCGGGATTTCTGGAATCGTGCTGCTACTCGTCTTTGTTTTCCGAGCTATCCCATTCGATAAACGCCGGTTTTTGCTTATCGCTACACCCATCGTAATGATCGCTTTGCTAGACCATTATCTTTGGTCCTATTGGTCGGGTCAGGTCTTGGCTTCATTCTGCGTTATTTGGTATGCATTAGAGGGTCAGGACATTGACAAGGTGTTAAAATCCTGA
- a CDS encoding diguanylate cyclase — translation MEDPKRNRQETFGSSYPPKADPEVLARFPSRRPSDPSLVPMYEQGQLQLLRMLFEHVPDGVVGTDPSGIITEANPAALEIFGRSAEELEGQPIFMYLEDEYGMHLDELIGREISRFKYVNGRHVYVKRPDGTRRSCTLCARPLIENGTIVRAFGIFRDRTELEQLVQIDEKTGLLNERAFLQRVEEQIRFARKKDLPIAMVYFDLRDFKPVNDRFGHAEGDRVLKKVGKILDETAFKTDFLSRLHGDEFAILLRDIDRTKVLKPANRLAEAMTFKIDLVDPKTGEMEVITIRADIGICWRRGGDIPDAKALLEQADRRMYACKQSAKRGEPRLFCIDDEE, via the coding sequence TTGGAAGATCCCAAACGAAACAGACAAGAAACGTTCGGTTCTTCTTATCCGCCCAAGGCGGATCCCGAGGTGCTTGCACGCTTTCCCAGCCGACGGCCGTCGGACCCGAGCCTCGTACCGATGTACGAGCAGGGGCAGCTCCAGCTGCTCCGCATGCTCTTCGAGCATGTGCCGGACGGCGTCGTCGGCACGGACCCGTCGGGCATCATCACCGAGGCCAATCCGGCCGCACTCGAGATCTTTGGCCGCTCGGCCGAGGAACTGGAAGGTCAGCCGATCTTCATGTATCTCGAGGACGAGTACGGCATGCATCTCGACGAGCTCATCGGCCGCGAGATTTCGCGCTTCAAATACGTGAACGGACGTCACGTCTATGTGAAGCGCCCCGATGGTACGCGCCGCTCGTGCACGCTGTGCGCGAGACCGCTCATCGAGAATGGAACCATCGTCCGCGCCTTCGGCATCTTCCGCGATAGAACCGAGCTCGAGCAGCTCGTGCAGATCGACGAGAAGACGGGCCTCTTGAACGAGCGTGCCTTCCTGCAGCGTGTCGAGGAGCAGATCCGCTTCGCGCGCAAGAAGGACCTTCCGATCGCCATGGTCTATTTTGACCTCCGTGACTTCAAGCCGGTCAACGACCGCTTTGGTCACGCCGAGGGCGATCGCGTGCTCAAGAAGGTCGGCAAGATCCTCGACGAAACGGCCTTCAAGACCGACTTCCTCTCGAGGCTCCACGGCGATGAATTCGCCATCCTTCTTCGCGATATCGACCGCACCAAGGTACTCAAGCCCGCCAATCGGCTGGCCGAGGCCATGACCTTCAAGATCGACCTCGTCGATCCCAAGACTGGCGAGATGGAGGTGATCACCATCCGCGCAGATATCGGCATCTGCTGGCGCAGGGGTGGCGACATTCCCGACGCCAAGGCACTACTCGAGCAGGCCGACCGCCGCATGTACGCCTGCAAACAGTCGGCTAAGCGCGGAGAGCCCCGGCTCTTCTGCATCGACGACGAAGAGTAG